In Prescottella soli, a genomic segment contains:
- a CDS encoding alpha/beta fold hydrolase: MITTLRSDRRGRRRVVETDDGVALAVREFGDADAPVTVVFAHGHCLHTHSWARLRSHLSREWGPAVRMVFYDHRGHGESGSAPAHTYTIDQLGHDLDAVITAVVPTGPVVLVGHSMGGMAVLAYLRQHPHTVGSRIVGVGLLSTAASDITRSGLCRFLRHPLVSAIEFGARRMPGLTQRLATIALDNRTSVVTMCGFLRSLAGVDESRTLAALGDIPSLVLGGTADLLTPIEHSVAIAATLPSAELVRLHDAGHSVILDQAAEVADAVVRLVDRAGLHYATCATGATGASAFSPAMAG, translated from the coding sequence ATGATCACCACTCTCCGCTCCGATCGGCGCGGCCGACGTCGCGTGGTCGAGACCGACGACGGCGTGGCCCTGGCCGTCCGCGAGTTCGGCGACGCCGACGCTCCGGTGACCGTCGTGTTCGCGCACGGGCACTGCCTGCACACCCATTCCTGGGCGCGGCTGCGCTCGCACCTGAGCCGCGAGTGGGGACCGGCGGTGCGGATGGTGTTCTACGACCACCGCGGTCACGGCGAGTCGGGGAGCGCACCCGCGCACACGTACACGATCGACCAGCTGGGCCACGACCTCGACGCCGTCATCACCGCGGTGGTGCCGACCGGACCGGTCGTCCTGGTCGGTCACTCGATGGGCGGAATGGCCGTTCTCGCCTACCTCCGTCAGCATCCCCATACGGTCGGCTCGCGCATCGTCGGCGTCGGACTGCTCTCCACTGCCGCGAGCGACATCACCCGGTCGGGCCTGTGTCGGTTCCTGCGACACCCGCTGGTCTCGGCGATCGAGTTCGGCGCCCGGCGCATGCCCGGGCTGACGCAGCGTCTCGCGACGATCGCACTCGACAACCGGACATCGGTCGTCACGATGTGCGGATTCCTGCGGTCGCTCGCCGGGGTCGACGAATCCCGTACGCTCGCGGCGCTCGGCGACATCCCGTCGCTGGTGCTCGGCGGCACCGCCGATCTGCTGACGCCTATCGAGCACTCCGTCGCGATCGCCGCCACCCTGCCGTCCGCGGAGTTGGTGCGCCTGCACGACGCCGGGCACTCGGTGATCCTCGACCAGGCCGCGGAGGTGGCGGACGCCGTGGTCCGGCTCGTCGACCGAGCCGGCCTCCACTACGCGACCTGTGCGACCGGTGCGACCGGTGCGTCCGCCTTCTCCCCCGCCATGGCCGGTTGA
- a CDS encoding LuxR C-terminal-related transcriptional regulator: protein MEPEPGTGKRERRSAHAHRTLLDRPRLFAALSELPALTVVRGPRGSGKTSLVTTWIASSQAPPGPVVTIDSPAPSTAGEDYWAAVSRRIDDTLESAGASSGPVTLILDDVDRLDDPLTETHVLELLDRHARVHAVVTTRSTRIFGDLGMLDVDHVTISPADLLFTQDESRAVLLARGVALPQRLMETVQAATGGFPPLVQTAVPVARSFGTDYAQNRELVRQALERSIDRYVEREILRDPVLTDLREFMLTIAAARTVTTAAAETLTDDHAPQHLRELEAAGVLVRSPWPKDDEWKYPTPIRESLMRDVRRASPDGPLRASSDLARWFLDSGDPASALAHAVEAHDWGLAVVIIKADWVQLMSRHFHLVRETLMALPEEAAAGDLSIRAGRELFLRFGSDAVHIADPVPLEISAAEPLNTADLADALAVGSVQSLILRVSGNFAQASRMSIRMAELGDRALSALPTEVAPFLPLLRLQWGITHQLHGDIARASAEFRRAYNNSRPGGIDFIARNAAAGLALNYALTGELGHAESWLDRERRQEDAASWATPAIRVGGLVASALVSIDRMELDLAGRALAELGNLPDDEELWAFALYAHCQLALVSRHAEMGLDRMHRDVAVYDRWCTPESIAAQLLAATEADLHLALGRGNETWMTLENARGRGPWTTIAHARMELSSGQPAAALADCLQPVVADCPYPRIRLESALIQAAANVDMAHHARAQTMLRRAIALFEQTGMVRPFASLPAGRIAQLSELGVALPEAWRAAAPADGDGVFPDRVQLVDISDRESAVLAALVSTPSIAEIAARLFVSQNTVKSQLRSLYRKLGVHSRADALLTASRLGLIGSGSDT from the coding sequence GTGGAGCCTGAACCGGGGACGGGAAAGCGTGAGCGTCGGAGTGCGCACGCCCACCGGACGCTGCTCGACCGGCCGCGGCTGTTCGCGGCCCTGTCCGAGCTGCCCGCTCTGACCGTTGTCCGCGGGCCGCGCGGCTCGGGCAAGACGAGCCTCGTGACGACGTGGATCGCGTCATCTCAGGCGCCGCCCGGGCCGGTCGTCACGATCGATTCGCCCGCACCGTCCACGGCAGGCGAGGACTACTGGGCCGCGGTTTCCCGGCGAATCGACGACACCCTCGAGTCCGCCGGGGCCTCCTCGGGTCCGGTGACCTTGATCCTCGACGACGTCGACCGGCTCGACGACCCGTTGACGGAGACGCACGTCCTCGAACTCCTGGACCGACACGCTCGAGTGCATGCGGTGGTCACCACGCGCAGCACCCGGATCTTCGGTGACCTCGGCATGCTCGACGTCGATCACGTCACGATCTCCCCCGCCGATCTGTTGTTCACCCAAGACGAGTCGCGCGCGGTGCTGCTCGCCCGCGGCGTCGCGCTGCCGCAGCGCCTGATGGAGACGGTGCAGGCCGCCACCGGCGGTTTCCCGCCGCTGGTACAGACGGCGGTGCCCGTGGCACGTTCCTTCGGCACCGACTACGCGCAGAACCGCGAACTGGTCCGTCAAGCACTCGAGCGATCGATCGACCGCTACGTCGAACGAGAGATCCTGCGCGATCCGGTCCTCACCGATCTCCGAGAGTTCATGCTCACGATCGCCGCGGCGCGGACCGTCACCACCGCGGCGGCCGAGACGCTCACCGACGACCACGCGCCACAGCACCTCCGGGAACTCGAGGCCGCGGGTGTGCTGGTGCGGTCGCCGTGGCCCAAGGACGACGAGTGGAAGTACCCGACGCCGATTCGCGAGTCCCTGATGCGCGACGTGCGTCGGGCATCACCGGACGGACCGCTGCGGGCATCGAGCGATCTGGCCCGCTGGTTCCTCGACTCCGGCGATCCGGCGTCCGCGCTCGCGCACGCCGTCGAAGCGCACGACTGGGGCCTCGCGGTCGTGATCATCAAGGCCGACTGGGTGCAGCTGATGTCCCGGCACTTCCACCTGGTCCGGGAAACCCTGATGGCGCTGCCCGAGGAGGCGGCGGCAGGCGACCTGTCGATCCGGGCCGGACGAGAACTGTTCCTGCGGTTCGGATCCGATGCAGTTCACATCGCCGACCCGGTGCCGCTCGAGATCAGCGCCGCGGAGCCCCTGAACACCGCCGATCTGGCCGACGCACTGGCGGTCGGCAGCGTGCAGTCGCTGATCCTGCGGGTCTCCGGCAACTTCGCCCAGGCGTCCCGGATGAGCATTCGGATGGCGGAGCTCGGCGATCGCGCCCTCAGCGCGCTGCCTACCGAGGTCGCGCCCTTCCTGCCGCTCCTTCGGCTGCAATGGGGCATCACGCACCAACTGCACGGCGACATCGCCCGGGCGTCGGCCGAATTCCGCCGCGCCTACAACAACAGTCGTCCGGGCGGGATCGATTTCATCGCGCGCAACGCGGCCGCCGGTCTGGCGCTGAACTATGCCCTCACCGGCGAACTGGGGCACGCCGAGTCGTGGCTCGACAGGGAACGACGACAAGAGGACGCGGCGTCCTGGGCTACCCCGGCGATCCGTGTCGGTGGACTGGTCGCGTCCGCTCTGGTCTCGATCGACCGGATGGAGCTCGACCTGGCCGGACGGGCCCTCGCCGAGCTGGGCAATCTCCCCGACGACGAGGAGTTGTGGGCGTTCGCGTTGTATGCGCACTGCCAGCTGGCACTCGTCAGCCGTCACGCCGAGATGGGACTCGACCGCATGCACCGCGACGTCGCGGTGTACGACCGCTGGTGCACTCCCGAGTCGATCGCAGCGCAACTACTCGCGGCCACCGAAGCCGATCTGCACTTGGCGCTGGGCCGCGGCAACGAGACGTGGATGACGCTCGAGAACGCCCGCGGACGCGGCCCGTGGACCACGATCGCCCACGCGCGGATGGAGTTGTCGAGCGGCCAACCCGCCGCTGCGCTCGCGGACTGCTTGCAGCCGGTGGTCGCGGACTGCCCGTACCCGCGCATCCGCTTGGAATCCGCACTCATCCAGGCCGCCGCGAACGTGGATATGGCGCACCACGCGCGGGCGCAGACGATGTTGCGGCGGGCGATCGCGCTGTTCGAGCAGACCGGGATGGTTCGCCCCTTCGCCTCGCTGCCCGCGGGGCGGATCGCGCAGCTGTCGGAGCTGGGCGTCGCGCTGCCGGAGGCGTGGCGGGCGGCGGCGCCGGCCGACGGCGACGGTGTGTTCCCGGACCGGGTCCAGCTGGTCGACATCAGCGACCGCGAGTCGGCCGTGCTGGCCGCGCTGGTGTCGACGCCGTCGATCGCCGAGATCGCGGCCAGGCTCTTCGTCTCACAGAACACCGTGAAATCCCAGCTCCGCAGCCTGTATCGCAAACTCGGCGTCCATTCCCGGGCCGACGCGCTGCTGACGGCGTCGCGGCTGGGGCTGATCGGTTCGGGATCCGACACCTAG
- the shbA gene encoding RNA polymerase sigma factor ShbA, whose amino-acid sequence MYGNVCTTTRIGEMSAARAREALEEWVPRAVAGEREARERVVAVVYPLVRRYCFARLGRGALQAVAEDVAHEVCVALMTALPRYRDQGSSFLTYVYAIAGHKVVDARRAAGRACAPLEDAGDVACPDAGPEERAIEVESGEQARELVASLPPRYREIVVMRLVWGMSAAETADALGTTPGAVRIAQHRALGRLRMRLRPASDAA is encoded by the coding sequence ATGTACGGGAATGTCTGCACTACAACACGAATCGGTGAGATGTCGGCCGCCCGCGCCAGGGAGGCATTGGAGGAGTGGGTGCCACGCGCCGTCGCGGGTGAGCGGGAGGCGCGCGAACGGGTGGTCGCCGTGGTCTATCCACTGGTGCGGCGTTACTGCTTCGCGCGGCTGGGACGCGGCGCGCTGCAGGCGGTGGCCGAGGACGTCGCCCATGAGGTGTGTGTGGCACTGATGACGGCCCTGCCCCGATACCGGGATCAGGGCTCGTCGTTCCTGACCTACGTGTACGCGATCGCCGGGCACAAGGTGGTCGACGCCCGCCGCGCCGCCGGCCGGGCGTGCGCGCCGCTCGAGGACGCCGGCGACGTGGCCTGCCCGGATGCGGGTCCGGAGGAACGCGCGATCGAGGTGGAGTCCGGCGAGCAGGCGCGGGAACTCGTCGCATCCCTGCCTCCGCGCTATCGCGAGATCGTGGTGATGCGGCTGGTGTGGGGGATGTCGGCCGCGGAGACCGCCGACGCGCTCGGCACCACCCCCGGTGCGGTCCGGATCGCGCAGCACCGCGCGCTCGGCAGATTGCGGATGCGACTGCGTCCGGCGTCGGATGCCGCCTGA
- a CDS encoding VOC family protein produces the protein MSRLIFVNLPVENIAATRAFFGGLGFEFNEQFCDENSACMAINDSAWVMLLQKARFRDFIEDDICDTTKSRELLTCLSADSREGVDALVDAAIAAGGSKWMDPQDHGFMYQRSFRDLDNHVWEIMWMDPAAAGQ, from the coding sequence ATGTCCCGTCTGATCTTCGTGAACCTGCCGGTCGAGAACATCGCAGCCACCCGCGCGTTCTTCGGCGGCCTCGGTTTCGAGTTCAACGAACAGTTCTGCGACGAAAACTCCGCCTGCATGGCGATCAACGACTCGGCGTGGGTCATGCTGCTCCAGAAGGCCCGGTTCCGGGACTTCATCGAGGACGACATCTGCGACACCACGAAGAGCCGCGAACTGCTCACCTGCCTCTCCGCCGACAGCCGCGAGGGCGTCGACGCCTTGGTCGACGCCGCGATCGCGGCCGGCGGCTCGAAGTGGATGGACCCGCAGGACCACGGCTTCATGTACCAGCGTTCGTTCCGTGACCTCGACAACCACGTGTGGGAGATCATGTGGATGGATCCGGCCGCCGCCGGGCAGTGA
- a CDS encoding alpha/beta hydrolase, producing the protein MQHTESEFTGVHGTRIAYDVWRPDGAPTGVLLLAHGLGEHARRYDHVVERLLELGLVVYAPDHRGHGRSGGKRIELRDWSEFIDDLHQLSAIAITENPGLQRFLLGHSMGGAIALTYALDHPDELAGLILSAPAVVVAGGKPKFVIEIGKIIGRVAPGVPVETLDAKDVSRDPAVVAAYESDPLVYHGKVKAGIARGMITAAESFPARLPSLTMPTLILHGTDDRLADVSGSRMIAERAGAKDLTLKTYDGLFHEVFNEPEQEKVLDDLVDWLRPRLRVA; encoded by the coding sequence GTGCAGCACACAGAGTCGGAGTTCACCGGGGTGCACGGCACCCGCATCGCGTACGACGTATGGCGACCGGACGGTGCGCCGACCGGTGTCCTGCTGCTCGCGCACGGCCTCGGCGAGCACGCCCGCCGGTACGACCACGTCGTCGAGCGTCTCCTCGAGCTCGGACTGGTGGTGTACGCGCCGGATCATCGGGGCCACGGCCGCTCGGGCGGCAAGCGGATCGAACTGCGCGACTGGTCCGAGTTCATCGACGACCTGCATCAACTGTCGGCGATCGCGATCACCGAGAATCCGGGCCTGCAGCGGTTCCTGCTGGGGCACAGCATGGGCGGCGCGATCGCGCTGACCTACGCGCTGGACCATCCGGACGAACTCGCGGGCCTGATCCTGTCGGCGCCGGCGGTCGTGGTCGCGGGCGGCAAGCCCAAGTTCGTGATCGAGATCGGCAAGATCATCGGACGCGTCGCGCCGGGCGTCCCCGTCGAGACCCTCGACGCCAAGGACGTCTCCCGCGACCCTGCTGTGGTCGCGGCGTACGAATCGGACCCGCTGGTCTATCACGGAAAGGTCAAGGCGGGCATCGCCCGTGGGATGATCACTGCGGCCGAGAGCTTTCCGGCGCGGCTGCCGTCGCTCACGATGCCGACGCTGATCCTGCACGGCACCGACGACCGCCTCGCCGATGTCTCGGGCAGCCGGATGATCGCCGAGCGGGCCGGGGCGAAGGACCTGACGCTCAAAACCTACGACGGCCTGTTCCACGAGGTGTTCAACGAGCCCGAGCAGGAGAAGGTGCTCGACGACCTCGTCGATTGGCTCCGTCCGAGGCTTCGCGTGGCATAA
- a CDS encoding SDR family NAD(P)-dependent oxidoreductase gives MNDSESNGTRALALVTGASTGIGYELARGLAARRYDLVLVADDDAVRPVAAEFAPQGITAHAIEADLATNVGLAEVRRSLDALERPIGVAALNAGIGAHGRFHRMPIDDDLRMIALNVTAMVRLAKYVLPPMVDRGDGRVLFTSSSAAAMPGPLCATYAASTAFVQSFAEAVRDELAGTGVAITTLMPGATDTDFFDRAGMENTELARGPKADPEDVAQRGLEALFAGKDCVEIGVAQRV, from the coding sequence ATGAACGACAGCGAATCGAACGGGACTCGAGCCCTCGCACTGGTGACCGGCGCCTCGACCGGCATCGGGTACGAGCTGGCTCGCGGGCTCGCGGCCCGCCGCTACGACCTCGTGCTGGTGGCCGACGACGATGCGGTCCGTCCTGTGGCCGCCGAGTTCGCGCCGCAGGGGATCACCGCTCACGCGATCGAGGCGGACCTCGCGACCAATGTCGGGCTCGCCGAGGTCCGCCGCTCGCTGGACGCGCTGGAGCGACCCATCGGGGTGGCCGCGCTCAACGCCGGCATCGGGGCCCACGGGCGCTTCCACCGGATGCCGATCGACGACGACCTGCGCATGATCGCGTTGAACGTGACCGCCATGGTCCGGCTCGCGAAGTACGTCCTGCCGCCGATGGTCGACCGGGGCGACGGCCGGGTGCTGTTCACGTCCTCCTCGGCCGCTGCGATGCCGGGACCCCTCTGCGCCACCTACGCGGCGTCCACGGCGTTCGTGCAGTCCTTCGCGGAGGCGGTCCGCGACGAACTCGCCGGCACCGGAGTCGCGATCACGACGCTCATGCCCGGCGCCACCGATACGGACTTCTTCGATCGCGCCGGCATGGAGAACACCGAGCTGGCTCGCGGACCCAAAGCCGATCCGGAGGACGTGGCCCAGCGGGGGCTCGAGGCGCTCTTCGCTGGGAAGGACTGCGTGGAGATCGGGGTGGCGCAGCGGGTGTGA
- a CDS encoding alpha/beta fold hydrolase, producing the protein MTDPASTLTHRTVRVGDIDMHIAEQGEGEPVVLCHGFPGLWFSWRHQLSALSAAGYRVIAPDMRGYGRTDAPADPRAYDRRHTVDDMVGLLDALGIEQAVFAGHDFGAQLVWDLPNWAPGRVRALMQLSVPRMPRQPIQPTIGFRYLASQHFVHLHYFQEYGPADRELGGSPREFLAKIFHALSGANRYLDCWDFPSEGNGYLDVLPEPPALPWSWLTEDEFGYYVDEFTRTGFTGGLNWYRADDYVWEQNADLHDRPITVPTTFIAGAKDPVLEMMGANPFETMTAMVPGLVSTHVIPDVGHFVQMEAAEQVNAAMLEFLRGLD; encoded by the coding sequence ATGACTGATCCCGCGAGCACACTCACTCATCGGACCGTTCGCGTCGGCGACATCGACATGCACATCGCCGAGCAGGGGGAGGGCGAGCCCGTCGTGCTGTGCCACGGCTTCCCCGGGCTCTGGTTCAGCTGGCGACACCAGCTGTCCGCACTGTCGGCCGCGGGCTACCGGGTGATCGCTCCCGACATGCGCGGCTACGGCCGCACCGATGCGCCGGCGGATCCACGCGCCTACGACCGCCGGCACACCGTCGACGACATGGTCGGCCTGCTCGACGCGCTCGGTATCGAACAGGCGGTGTTCGCGGGCCACGACTTCGGCGCGCAGCTGGTGTGGGATCTGCCGAACTGGGCTCCGGGGCGGGTGCGCGCGCTGATGCAGCTCAGCGTCCCGCGGATGCCGCGTCAGCCGATCCAGCCGACGATCGGCTTCCGCTACCTCGCGTCCCAGCACTTCGTGCACCTGCACTACTTCCAGGAGTACGGCCCGGCCGACCGGGAGTTGGGCGGCAGTCCGCGAGAGTTCCTGGCCAAGATTTTCCACGCCCTCAGCGGCGCCAACCGGTACCTCGACTGCTGGGACTTCCCGTCCGAGGGCAACGGCTACCTCGATGTGCTGCCCGAGCCGCCGGCGTTGCCGTGGTCGTGGCTGACCGAGGACGAATTCGGCTACTACGTGGACGAGTTCACGCGCACCGGGTTCACGGGCGGGCTCAACTGGTACCGCGCGGACGACTACGTGTGGGAGCAGAACGCGGATCTGCACGATCGCCCCATCACCGTTCCCACGACGTTCATCGCGGGCGCGAAGGACCCGGTGCTGGAGATGATGGGCGCGAATCCGTTCGAGACGATGACCGCGATGGTGCCGGGCCTGGTCTCGACGCACGTGATCCCCGACGTCGGGCACTTCGTACAGATGGAGGCCGCCGAGCAGGTCAACGCCGCGATGCTCGAGTTCCTGCGCGGACTCGACTGA
- a CDS encoding FHA domain-containing protein, with product MSITEAPYLRYTDQTGCPRELTLSVDTPRVTVGRSPDADVALMSDPEVSRLHATIEWIGTDWTIADDGLSRNGTFVNGERISGRRRLRNGDSIRIGSSAFVFRDLSGQGGEPTRVAAQMPTVRSLTATQRSILVALCRPYKHNATFANPASNQEIADEVFLSVDAVKTHLRTLFAKFGVEKLPQNQKRLRLVEKALHSGVITEHDL from the coding sequence ATGAGCATCACGGAAGCCCCCTACCTGCGGTACACCGACCAGACGGGGTGCCCGCGCGAGTTGACGCTGTCCGTCGACACACCACGGGTGACGGTCGGCCGCTCCCCCGACGCCGACGTCGCGCTGATGTCGGACCCGGAGGTCTCCCGCCTGCACGCCACGATCGAGTGGATCGGCACCGACTGGACCATCGCCGACGACGGTCTCTCACGCAACGGCACCTTCGTCAACGGCGAACGGATCTCGGGCCGACGCCGACTGCGCAACGGCGACAGCATCCGGATCGGCAGCTCGGCGTTCGTGTTCCGCGACCTGTCCGGGCAGGGCGGCGAGCCCACCCGGGTGGCGGCCCAGATGCCGACGGTCCGTTCGCTGACGGCGACGCAACGCTCGATCCTGGTCGCGCTGTGCCGGCCCTACAAGCACAACGCGACATTCGCGAACCCCGCGTCGAATCAGGAGATCGCGGACGAGGTGTTCCTCAGCGTCGACGCGGTCAAGACGCATCTGCGGACACTGTTCGCGAAATTCGGCGTCGAGAAGCTTCCACAGAACCAGAAGCGGTTGCGGCTGGTCGAGAAGGCGCTGCACAGCGGCGTGATCACCGAGCACGACCTGTAG
- a CDS encoding RNA polymerase sigma factor yields MSRASGRGTGAEASVEAVFREERGRLLAALVSRFGDLDLAEEVTSEAIESALRHWPVDGVPSKPGAWLLTTARRRAVDRLRRDQTLAARIAVLQVEADRADPAPPADVGGELPDERLQLFFTCAHPALPAEDRAALTLRCLAGLTTPEVARAFLVPTATMAKRIVRAKKRIRTNRIPFRVPGADELPQRLPGVLQVLYSIFTEGYAASEGARLQRLDVAEEAIRLTRVLHRLLPGEREVAGLLALMLLVHARRGARTGPGGELVLLGDQDRTDWDRAMIEEGGELVLVALTGGPPGAYGVQAAIAALHDEAADVASTDWPQIVALYDVLLRIVPSPVVAVNRAVAVAMRDGPEAGLALLDDLADEPRLRSHHPYAAARAELLIRLGRLPEAAEAYRCALDLAGTEPEREYLRRRLGEAEGGSRGSR; encoded by the coding sequence ATGAGCCGGGCGAGCGGCCGCGGGACCGGCGCGGAGGCCTCCGTCGAGGCGGTCTTCCGGGAGGAACGCGGCCGCCTGCTCGCGGCTCTGGTGAGCCGCTTCGGCGATCTGGACCTGGCAGAGGAGGTGACGTCGGAGGCGATCGAGTCGGCGCTACGGCACTGGCCGGTGGACGGGGTGCCGTCCAAGCCCGGTGCCTGGCTGTTGACCACGGCGCGGCGCCGGGCCGTCGACCGACTGAGACGGGACCAGACACTCGCGGCGAGAATCGCGGTGCTGCAGGTGGAAGCGGATCGCGCCGATCCCGCCCCACCCGCGGACGTGGGTGGCGAGTTGCCCGACGAGCGACTGCAACTGTTCTTCACGTGTGCGCACCCGGCCCTGCCGGCCGAGGACCGTGCGGCCCTGACGCTTCGTTGCCTCGCCGGCCTCACGACGCCCGAGGTGGCCCGCGCCTTCCTCGTACCGACGGCCACGATGGCGAAACGAATAGTCCGGGCCAAGAAGCGGATTCGGACGAACCGGATACCGTTCCGGGTGCCGGGGGCTGACGAGCTCCCGCAGCGCCTGCCCGGCGTCCTGCAGGTGTTGTACTCGATCTTCACCGAGGGGTACGCGGCCAGCGAGGGCGCGCGACTGCAGCGCCTGGACGTCGCGGAGGAGGCGATCCGGCTCACGCGGGTCCTGCACCGACTGCTGCCGGGGGAGCGCGAGGTGGCGGGTCTGCTGGCGCTCATGCTGCTCGTCCACGCGCGTCGCGGGGCCCGCACCGGCCCAGGCGGCGAACTGGTGCTGCTCGGCGACCAGGACCGCACCGACTGGGACCGCGCAATGATCGAGGAGGGCGGCGAACTGGTGCTCGTCGCCCTCACCGGCGGGCCGCCCGGGGCCTACGGCGTCCAGGCGGCGATCGCCGCGCTGCACGACGAGGCAGCCGACGTCGCGAGCACCGACTGGCCACAGATCGTGGCGCTCTACGACGTGCTGCTCCGGATCGTGCCGTCCCCCGTCGTCGCGGTCAACCGGGCGGTTGCGGTCGCGATGCGGGACGGCCCCGAGGCAGGTCTCGCGCTCCTCGACGACCTGGCCGACGAACCGCGTCTGCGCTCACACCACCCCTACGCGGCAGCGCGGGCCGAACTGTTGATCCGTCTCGGACGACTGCCCGAAGCGGCCGAGGCGTACCGGTGCGCGCTCGATCTGGCCGGCACCGAACCCGAGCGCGAGTATCTGCGGCGCAGACTCGGTGAGGCGGAAGGCGGATCGCGGGGATCGCGGTGA
- a CDS encoding YciI family protein, which yields MKYLLLINADSVNPDNGCTPEDWMVYDKQVKDAGIYVSGESLADLTTATSVQVGPDGDRAITTDGPFAETREVLGGFYVIDVPDLDVALDWAARCPGSRGPGRIVVRPIADFGN from the coding sequence ATGAAGTATCTGCTGCTGATCAACGCAGATTCCGTCAACCCGGACAACGGGTGCACCCCCGAAGACTGGATGGTCTACGACAAGCAGGTCAAGGATGCCGGGATCTACGTCTCGGGTGAGTCGTTGGCCGACCTGACCACCGCGACCAGCGTGCAGGTGGGGCCGGACGGCGATCGCGCTATCACCACCGACGGGCCGTTCGCCGAGACCCGTGAGGTCCTCGGCGGGTTCTACGTCATCGACGTCCCCGATCTCGACGTCGCGCTCGATTGGGCGGCCCGGTGCCCCGGATCGCGCGGCCCGGGCCGGATCGTGGTCCGCCCGATCGCCGACTTCGGTAACTGA
- a CDS encoding sigma-70 family RNA polymerase sigma factor: MTVGQSLDDEFLTAADPYRRELLAHCYRMTGSIHDAEDLLQETFVRAWRGYPKFDGRSSIRTWLHRIATNTCLTALESRARRPLPTGLGAPSSDPSDDLVERREVPWLEPIPDSMVWGDGRGADDPATVVGARESVRLAFVAALQHLSARQRAVLVLRDVLQWKAAEVAEALGTTPAAVNSLLQRARAQLAEATPTPDTLVEPESEATRELLHRYVDGFERYDIDGLVELFTRDAIWEMPPFVGWYVGGADIARLVKEKCPSEGPGDMRLLPAAANGQPALGLYMRGEDGVHRPFQLHVLDITERGVAHVTCFFDTDLFTRFGLPERL; encoded by the coding sequence ATGACCGTAGGCCAGAGCCTGGACGACGAATTCCTCACCGCGGCAGATCCTTACCGGCGCGAACTACTTGCGCACTGCTACCGCATGACCGGATCGATCCACGACGCCGAGGATCTGCTGCAGGAGACCTTCGTGCGCGCGTGGCGCGGTTACCCGAAGTTCGACGGACGCTCGTCGATCCGCACCTGGCTGCATCGGATCGCCACCAACACGTGCCTGACGGCGCTCGAGAGCCGCGCCCGCCGTCCGTTGCCGACCGGCCTCGGTGCGCCCAGCTCCGATCCGTCCGACGACCTGGTCGAACGCCGCGAGGTGCCATGGCTCGAGCCGATTCCGGATTCGATGGTGTGGGGCGACGGCCGGGGTGCGGACGATCCCGCGACGGTCGTCGGGGCCCGGGAGTCGGTGCGGCTGGCGTTCGTCGCGGCGCTGCAGCACCTGTCCGCACGGCAGCGTGCCGTGCTGGTGCTGCGCGACGTGTTGCAGTGGAAGGCCGCCGAGGTCGCCGAGGCGCTCGGCACCACGCCTGCCGCGGTGAACAGCCTGCTCCAGCGGGCCCGGGCGCAACTGGCCGAGGCCACTCCGACGCCGGACACGCTCGTCGAACCCGAGTCCGAGGCCACCCGCGAACTGCTGCACCGATACGTTGACGGGTTCGAGCGGTACGACATCGACGGCCTCGTCGAGCTGTTCACCCGCGACGCGATCTGGGAGATGCCACCCTTCGTCGGCTGGTATGTGGGCGGCGCCGACATCGCCCGCCTCGTCAAGGAGAAGTGCCCGTCCGAGGGCCCGGGCGACATGCGCCTGCTGCCGGCGGCGGCCAACGGCCAGCCCGCGCTCGGCCTGTACATGCGCGGAGAGGACGGCGTCCACCGCCCCTTCCAGCTGCACGTCCTCGACATCACCGAGCGCGGGGTCGCGCACGTCACGTGCTTCTTCGACACCGACCTGTTCACCAGGTTCGGCCTGCCCGAGCGTCTCTGA